A region from the Acipenser ruthenus chromosome 13, fAciRut3.2 maternal haplotype, whole genome shotgun sequence genome encodes:
- the LOC117418133 gene encoding L-threonine ammonia-lyase-like, which translates to MNFAAQFLYSRSKKNDNPRETSEDEYDPFWQSDEERSAGSKQDPPCCEGLCQNDGPIRNGHTPHRSASIAPERLKDFGEEDYLNGDVKTWEMKIVGRPERLLGDAAEPQKPTEPRPTCAQNPPAFIRFEDISAAAFKIQCGVQKTPCTYSRLSKQYGVELFLKKEHLHYTCSVKERGVLYLLTSLRQDQQKKGVIVASDSNFSMAVAHHASELRIPVFVIMAANTSPSRPKTCREYGAMVISYGSTPRDSQRHAQRLARENGYLYLEEEDSAAYLAGLGTMGLEMYEQVPKLDAVILPAGGHCGLLAGTAAALKHLNPRITVIGVEPEDCPLLQQSLKLGYPVKELHSAANRKLYGDLVAPAFGNNAFLLAKKLVDKVITVREEDVLVSMLRFQEYERATIDAEGAIGLAAILAGKLPELQGKRVAITVCSANMELPLLRQCVDRALALDGRVNKFAVQLGEWPGDTAKLLDLLAREGVRLLDISHEKQFTSSSVFNVQVSCVVETRDRQQTTQLRNVLTERYTTLCWHER; encoded by the exons ATGAACTTTGCTGCCCAGTTCCTCTACTCTCGCTCCAAGAAGAACGACAACCCAAGAGAAACTTCAGAGGATGAGTACGACCCCTTCTGGCAAAG TGATGAGGAGCGCAGTGCAGGCAGTAAGCAGGACCCCCCATGCTGTGAGGGGCTGTGCCAGAACGATGGTCCAATCAGGAATGGCCACACACCCCATCGCTCTGCATCCATTGCCCCTGAGAGGCTGAAGGATTTCGGGGAGGAGGATTACCTGAACGGGGACGTGAAGACCTGGGAGATGAAGATCGTGGGGCGCCCTGAGCGcctgctgggggatgctgcagAACCCCAGAAACCAACTGAGCCCCGTCCCACCTGTGCACAGAACCCTCCTGCCTTCATCCGCTTCGAGGACATCAGCGCAGCAGCCTTCAAGATCCAGTGTGGGGTTCAGAAAACACCGTGCACG TACTCGAGGCTCTCAAAGCAGTACGGTGTTGAGCTCTTCCTGAAGAAGGAGCACCTGCACTACACATGCTCAGTGAAGGAGCGTGGCGTGCTCTACCTGCTGACATCACTGCGCCAG GACCAGCAGAAGAAGGGTGTGATCGTGGCCTCAGACAGTAACTTCTCCATGGCGGTGGCGCACCATGCCTCAGAGCTGCGCATCCCCGTCTTCGTCATCATGGCAGCCAACACGTCTCCCTCGCGCCCCAAGACCTGCCGTGAGTACGGAGCCATGGTGATCTCGTATGGGAGCACCCCGCGAGACTCACAGAGACACGCTCAGCGCCTCGCTCGCGAGAACGGATACCTGTACTTGGAAGA GGAGGACAGCGCTGCGTACCTGGCAGGCCTGGGCACTATGGGGCTGGAGATGTATGAACAGGTGCCCAAGCTGGACGCAGTGATCCTGCCAGCGGGGGGACACTGCGGGCTACTGGCTGGGACGGCAGCCGCGCTCAAACACCTGAACCCCCGAATCACCGTCATT GGGGTGGAGCCAGAGGATTGCCCTCTCCTGCAGCAGTCTCTGAAGCTGGGCTACCCTGTCAAGGAGCTCCACAGCGCCGCCAATAGGAAGCTCTACGGAG ATCTGGTGGCCCCCGCCTTCGGTAACAATGCATTCCTGCTGGCCAAGAAGCTGGTGGACAAAGTCATTACAGTCAG GGAGGAGGACGTGCTGGTCTCAATGCTGCGGTTCCAGGAGTACGAGAGAGCCACCATCGACGCCGAGGGAGCTATCGGGCTAGCAGCCATCCTCGCAGGGAAACTGCCAGAGCTGCAGGGcaagag gGTTGCTATCACAGTGTGCAGTGCCAATATGGAGCTGCCCCTGCTTAGACAGTGTGTGGACCGAGCTCTGGCTCTGGATGGCCGGGTCAATAAGTTTGCTGTCCAACTGGGGGAGTGGCCAGGAGACACGGCCAAGCTACTGGACTTACTGGCCAGAGAGGGTGTGAG GTTGCTGGATATCAGTCACGAGAAGCAGTTTACGTCCTCCAGCGTGTTCAATGTGCAG GTCTCATGTGTGGTGGAGACGAGGGACAGGCAGCAGACAACTCAACTGCGCAACGTGCTGACAGAGCGATACACCACGCTGTGCTGGCATGAGCGATGA
- the LOC117418623 gene encoding transmembrane protein 254: MPSRCQSERGRDCRWRVQAAAGMARAASGEYFRRSSLFWMATITVSMGYFTWAVFWPQQVPYEALGPVGSFSKHMVEHHYPLLYYGWWFSWSVHLAEAVYSLKLCSDKGIDSLFSRFLWCLQTFLFGIASLSLLLKYRPDPRPKRH, encoded by the exons ATGCCCAGCAGGTGTCAGTCGGAACGAGGTCGTGACTGTCGGTGGAGGGTACAGGCTGCTGCGGGCATGGCACGGGCTGCGAGCGGCGAATATTTCAGGAGATCCAGCCTGTTCTGGATGGCAACGATCACCGTTTCCATGGGATACTTTACA tgggcAGTGTTCTGGCCGCAGCAGGTCCCCTATGAGGCGCTGGGTCCAGTCGGCTCTTTCTCCAAGCACATGGTGGAGCATCACTACCCCCTGCTGTACTACGG CTGGTGGTTTTCCTGGTCCGTCCACTTGGCTGAAGCCGTCTACAGCCTCAAACTCTGCAG TGACAAAGGCATTGACAGCCTGTTCTCGCGCTTCCTGTGGTGTTTGCAGACCTTCCTGTTCGGGATCGCCTCTCTGTCACTGCTGCTGAAGTACCGACCTGACCCGCGACCCAAACGCCACTGA
- the mxtx2 gene encoding mix-type homeobox gene 2: protein MWKEQGSATAGSAVRSRGASRRKRTSFSKEHLELLRRAFDRGAYPGIIQRESLAQATGLPESRIQVWFQNRRARNLKDRSSSRSSRGEAEPENPSPAQSQPGSLALWGPLHPPFTLPGSLQQHSEGEEEEGDCSHTSLPYRPADPQTHPRLRQWIPPLESPCSLPAARGGYNIGIIKQEAQSTASLQDCPSLHNQSMTAAPAALPPAGSWFTQHCYSYPPLPREAWEQRRGPSPPPACPTAPSPQHYAPQWSLWAGAAAPELPEQTAVPDWVLDHVPVPEQAPGLSRCTVSDQDLCSLQDLLGELQPLWLEMSSVFRAEEPELSLY, encoded by the exons ATGTGGAAGGAGCAAGGCAGCGCCACTGCTG GCAGTGCAGTTCGGTCCCGGGGAGCGAGCAGGAGGAAGCGCACCTCCTTCTCCAAGGAGCACCTGGAGCTGCTGCGGAGAGCCTTCGACAGAGGTGCCTACCCAGGCATCATCCAGCGAGAGAGCCTGGCACAGGCCACTGGACTACCGGAGTCCCGCATACAG GTTTGGTTTCAGAACCGAAGAGCCAGGAACCTGAAGGacaggagcagcagcaggagcagtaGGGGGGAGGCTGAGCCCGAGAACCCCAGCCCAGCTCAGTCCCAGCCGGGGAGCCTGGCCCTGTGGGGTCCCCTGCACCCCCCCTTTACTCTGCCAGGCTCCCTGCAGCAGCACAGcgaaggagaggaggaggagggggattgCTCTCACACCTCCCTCCCCTACCGCCCTGCAGACCCCCAGACGCACCCCAGACTCAGGCAGTGGATCCCCCCCTTGGAGTCTCCCTGCAGTCTGCCTGCAGCGAGGGGGGGTTATAATATAGGAATAATAAAACAGGAAGCTCAGAGCACAGCAAGTCTACAGGACTGTCCCTCTCTGCACAACCAGAGCATGACTGCAGCACCCGCTgcactgccccctgctggctcCTGGTTCACACAGCACTGCTACTCATACCCTCCCCTCCCCAGAGAAGCATGGGAGCAGCGGAGGGGCCCCAGCCCCCCACCAGCCTGCCCAACGGCCCCCTCACCCCAGCACTACGCCCCCCAGTGGAGCCTGTGGGCTGGAGCGGCAGCCCCTGAGCTTCCGGAGCAGACCGCAGTTCCAGACTGGGTTCTAGATCATGTTCCGGTTCCGGAGCAGGCTCCTGGGCTCTCCCGCTGTACAGTTTCGGATCAGGACCTGTGTTCTCTGCAGGATCTGTTGGGGGAGCTACAGCCTCTGTGGCTGGAGATGAGCAGCGTGTTCAGAGCAGAAGAGCCAGAACTGTCCCTCTActaa